In Lapillicoccus jejuensis, the DNA window TGACCGTCGTGGGCAGCTCGCTCGGCGGGTGGGTCGCCGCCGAGGTGGCGCTGCGACACAGCCCCCGGGTCGCCGCCGTCGTCCTCGTCGGCTCGGTCGGTCTCGCGGACGACGCCGACCCGATCGCCGACTTCTTCGCGCTCGACCTCGACGAGGTCGTCGAGCGCAGCTACCACCCCGCCCACCGCGACGCGGCGCGGGCCGCCCTCGCCGCGATGCCCGAGGCGGCGCGGGCGCTCGTCCCCGGCAACCGGGCCGCCCTGCTCGCGTACGGCGGCGCGACGATGGCCGACCCGACGTTGCGGGCCCGGCTGACCGGCGTCACCGTCCCCGTCCGCGTGCTGTGGGGGGCGCACGACCGCATCGTCCCGCCGAGCCACGGCCGGGGCTACGCCGAGGCCGTGCCCGGGGCCACGCTGCGCGTCCTCGACGAGGCCGGTCACCTGCCCCCGGTCGAGGTCCCCGAGGTCGTCGCCGCGGACGTGTGGGCGTTCGCCGGCGTGCACCCGCCCGCTCGCTGACGACGGCCGCGGGGGAGGGCCGGCTCAGGCGGAGCGGTCCTCGAGGACCTCGTCGACGGGCCGTCGCGGCGTGCGCACGAGGCCGTCCCGACCGATGGCGCTCCACCCGACCCGCAGCAGGACCAGCGGGTGCGTGCGTCCGTCGAGGACGTCGTACCGCAGGCGGTCGCGGGTCTCCTCGACCTCGACGACCGAGCTGAGCGGGACGACGGCGAGCCCACCGACGGTGGCCGAGAGCCAGAGGGCGCTCAGTCCCTCGCCCGCCCGCAGCCACCCGGCCGGGTCGTCGGTGGGGGAGGAGAGGACGACGAGCCCGTCGCGGTGGCGGACGAGTTGACCGCCGTCGTCGCCCGAGGGCGAGAACCGGTGGCGGGGACCGGCGGTCGGGTCACCCGGTCCCGGGATCGCGCCGGCGGGGACCCCGTCGACGGGGCCGTGGTCGACCCACGCGTCCTGCTCGAGCGCCAGGGCCCGGTCGCCGGACTGGCGGTCGAGGGCCCGACCGACGAGCAGCTCGACGCGCAGCCGCTCGGTCACGTCGAGCAGGGCCGTCGCCGTGGCGCCCTCGATGGCGGCGACGGAGGCGAGCTCCAGCAGCCGCCCCGCCGGGACCGGCCACGAGGTGAACCGGCGGCGGTCGGTGCTGCGCCGCAGGATGGCGTCGACGGCGGCCGCGGGGGACACGGTCTCGCGGGGGGTCGTCCCGCGCACCGACCTCAGCGCCGGCCCGTCGGGCTCCGGGTGCAGCTCCAGACGGGCCAGCGGGCCCGCGTCCGGGCCCTCGGGGAAGCGCTCGACGCTCACGCCGCGCCCGAGCGCGTGCAGCGCCGTCCGCGCGTGGTGCAGGGCCGCGCCGCAGCTGAGGACGAGGTTGCGGCCCTCGGGGTCCGTGAGGGGGAGCGCGCGCGAGGGGTCGGCGTACAGCTCGAGGGCCCGTCCGTCCCACCGCCAGGTCCACGGCTGGGTGTTGTGGACGCTCGGGGCCCGGCGTGCCAGGTCGACGACGTCGTGGGCGAGCTGCGACGTCACCCGCACTGCGCTCGACGTGCCCGGCACGGTCGTGCCCCTTCCTCTCCTCGGTGTCCTCCCACCACGGTGCCCCCGGGGACCGCCGGCTCCCAGGGGCGTTGGTCCCGGCTCCTCGTGGGCGTCTCGGGACGAAGGTCCCGCCATCCCGGGTCGCTCGGACCGGTCGCGGGCGGCGGGTCGGCCCTACCGTGGAGGGGTGAGCGAGCCCAGCGGACCCGACGCGACCCCGCCGACCAGCGAGCCGACCAGCGAGCCGACCGGACCCATCCGGGTCTTCCTCCTCGACGACCACGAGCTGGTCCGGCGCGGCATCCGCGAGCTGCTCGAGGAGAGCGGGGACATCGTCGTGGTCGGCGAGTCGGGTCTGGCGCAGGAGGCGCTGCGCCGGATCCCGGCGCTGCGCCCCGACGTCGCCATCCTCGACGGCCGCCTCCCCGACGGCTCCGGCGTCGACGTGTGCCGTTCGGTGCGCTCGCTGGACCCGACGATCAAGGCGCTCATCCTCACGTCGTACGACGACGACGACGCGCTCTTCGCCGCGATCATGGCCGGCGCCGCCGGCTACCTGCTCAAGCAGGTGCGCGGGACGGACTTCGTCGACACCGTACGACGCGTCGCGGCCGGGCAGTCGACCCTCGACCCGTCCGTCACGGCGCAGGTGCTCGACCGGCTGCGCCACGGCGCACCGCAGGACCGGCACCTGGCCTCGCTCACCCCGCAGGAGCAGCGCATCCTCGAGCTGATCGGCGAGGGGCTGACCAACCGGCAGATCGGCGAGCGGCTGCACCTGGCCGAGAAGACCGTGAAGAACTACGTCTCGTCGCTGCTGGCCAAGCTCCAGCTGACCAGCCGCACGCAGGCGGCCATCTTCTCCACGCGCCACCGGATCTCGTCCTGAGCGGTCGTCGCGGCGCTCGCCGCGGCCGTTGCTAGCGTGGGGCGTGCGGGGGGCCGCGCCCCGAGGAGAGCCGTGCCCGCCAGCGAGCAGGAGCCCACCCCGCCGTCCGCCCTCGCCGACGTCGCCGTCGACGACCTCCTGCGGGCCCTCCTGACGCGGGTGCACGGCGTGCTCGACGAGCGGACCCGGCTGCGGCTGCTGCTCGACGCCGTCGTGACGATGGCGGCCGACCTCACCCTCGACGGCGTGCTGTCGCGGATCGTCGCCATCGCCGGTGAGCTCGTCGACGCCCGGTACGCCGCCCTGGGCGTCCTCGACACCGGGTCGGAGCGACGGCTTCGCACCTTCGTCCACCACGGCATCGACACCGACGTCGTCGAGCGGATCGGCGAGCTCCCCTCGGGGCACGGGCTGCTGGGTCTGCTCATCGACCGGCCGACCCCGTTGCGGCTGCACGACATCGCCGAGCACCCCGAGTCGGTGGGCTTTCCGGCCCACCACCCGCCGATGAGCTCCTTCCTCGGGGTGCCGGTGCGGATCCGCGGGCAGGTCTTCGGCAACCTCTACCTCACCCAGAAGGCGGGTGGCGGGGACTTCACGGCCCAGGACGAGGAGATCGTCGTCGCGCTGGCCGCGGCGGCCGGTGTGGCCGTCGAGAACGCGCGCCTCTACGAGGAGGCGGCGCGGCGCGAGGAGTGGCTGTCGGCCACCGTCGAGGTGACCGCGCAGCTCGCCGACGCGTCCGACCGCACCGACGCGCTCCAGGTGGTCGCCGACCAGGCCCGGGCGGCCGCGGGGGCGGACCTGGCGTGGGTGGTGGTCGGCGACGACCCGGGCCGGCTCGGGCTGCGGGTGGTCTCGGGGGCGGCGGCCGACCTGGCGGCGATGCGCGCCCTGTCGATGGAGCACTCGCTGTCCGCGCTCGTCGTGCGCACCGGCGAGGCCGTGTCCGTCGACGACCTCGGCAGCGACCCGCGGGCCGTCGACCCGTCCGCGGTGGTGGGCTGGGCCCCGCTCGGCCCGGCCATCGTCGTCCCCCTCGGCTCGGGACCCCGGGTCGACGGCGCCCTCGCCCTGGCCTGGGTGCGGGGTCGCTCGGAGCACTTCCGTCGCGTCGACCCGCGGCTGCCGACCTCGTTCGCCGAGCAGGCCGCCCTCGCGCTGCAGGTGGCCCGGGCCCGCGAGGACCGGGAGCGCCTCGTCCTCTTCGAGGACCGGGACCGCATCGGTCGCGACCTGCACGACCTGGTCATCCAGCGGCTCTTCGCCGTCGAGCTGGGGCTGCAGCGCAGCGGGCGGATGTCCGAGGACCCGGTGGTCCGCGAGCGGCTCGAGCAGGCCGTCGACGACCTGGACGGGACGATCCGCGACATCCGCCGGACCATCTTCGCGCTGGGGACGCTCGACGTGTCGACCGACCTGCAGGCCGAGGTCGAGCGGATCGTCGAGCGGGCCGGGGCGACGATGAAGCTGCGGCCCGCGCTGCGGGTCGAGGGGCCGGTGCGCTCCCTCGTCCCCGACCAGGTCGCGCCGGACCTGCTGGCCGTGCTGGGCGAGGCGCTGTCCAACGCGAGCCGGCACGCCGAGGCCACCTCGGTCGAGGTGGTCCTCAGCGCGACGGACGCCGTGACCCTCGTCGTCTCCGACGACGGCCGCGGCTTCGCCGCCGACGTGGCGGAGAGCGGCCTGCGCAACATCCGCGCCCGCGCGGAGCAGCACGGCGGCACGCTGACCGTCCGCAGCGCCCCCGGCGCGGGCACCCGCCTGGAGTGGCGGGTGCCGCTCGGCGGTCGCGAATCGGCAACGGGCGACCACACCCGGGTATGAAAACGGTAAAAAGGAACTAAACGGACTATGGCCGTCGTGCTCGCCGAGCGCGAGGATCTGGGTGCTCGGGGCAACCACACAGGATCACCAGGGGGCACCTCACCATGCACGTCGCACCGCCACGCCCGCGCCGCCGGCGCCGGGCCCTCGCGGTCACCGCCGTCTCGTCCGCCGCCGCGTTCGCGCTCGGCCCGTCGTCCCTCCCCGGGCCCGCGGCCGCGCCGCCGCCGGCCTCCCGCCCCGTCGACGGCACCGACCTGGCCGGCGGCAAGTGGGGTGACGCGTCCGCGGACGGCGTCGCCAAGGACGCCTACGGGCGCAACCGCGCCGAACGCGACCCGGGGTCGTTGTTCACCATCGGCCGGGCGATCGGCGCCCGTGGCCTCTGGGCGAAGAAGGACCGCGCCGGTCGCCCGCTGACCGGTCAGGGGGTGGCCGTCGCCCTGCTCGACTCGGGGATCTCGGCGGTGCCCGGTCTCGACGCCCCCGGCAAGGTGACCTACGGACCCGACCTGTCGATCGAGGGCAACGGGGTCCTGGCGCAGCAGGACACCTTCGGCCACGGGACCTTCATGGCCGGGATCATCGCCGGTCGCGGGGCCGGCAACCCCGCGGCGGACCTGCCCTCGGCGCCGGGCGACGTCCAGCTCGGCATCGCGCCGGACGCGAGGCTGCTGTCGCTCAAGCTGGCCACCGCCGACGGCAGCACCGACGTCTCGCAGGTCGTCGCAGCGCTCGACTGGGTCGTCCAGCACCCCGTCCTCCCGGACGGGACCCGGGTGCGCGTCGTCAACCTGTCCTACGGCACCGCGTCGGCGCAGGACTACCGGCTCGACCCGCTGGCCGCGGCGGCCGAGAACGCCTGGCACCACGGCATCGTCGTCGTCGCCTCCGGCGGCAACGACGGCGACGTCGGTCGCCTCAGCGACCCGGCCGTCGACCCGTACGTCGTCGCGGTCGGGGCGAGCGACAGCGGCGACCGCACCGACGGCTGGACCGGCGACCACGCGGTCGCCGCCTCCTTCTCGCAGGTCGGCTCGCCGGACCGGCACGTCGACCTCGTCGCCCCCGGCACCTCCGTGGTCTCGACCCGCGACCCGGGCTCGCTCATCGACACCGCCCACCCGTCCGGGCTCGTCGACGGCGACACCAGCGGCCGCCTCTTCCGTGGCAGCGGCACCAGCCAGGCGGCGGCCGTCGTGTCCGGCGCCGTCGCGCTGCTGCTGCAGGCCTACCCCGACCTCACGCCGGACCAGGTCAAGCTGGCGCTCACCGCGTCGGCGGACCCGGTGAAGAAGGCGTCCGACCTCACCACCGGCGCCGGCGCGCTGGACCTCAAGGGCGCGATGGACGTCGCCGCCCACCTGCTCGGCACCGACAGGAACGCGGCGACGCTGCGGGCGGCCGCCGTGCAGGACTTCCCCCGCTCGACCGGGCAGGGCTCGCTCGACGCCGCCCGCGGCGGGTCGACCCTCGTCGACGCCTCCGGGGCGGACCTCGCCGGCGAGGTCGACGTCCAGGGTCGCCCCTGGGACCCGGCCGCGTGGTGGGCGGCCAGCTCGGGCCTCACGTCGTGGTCCGACGGGCAGTGGCTCGGGACGACCTGGACCGGGGACGGCTGGCAGACGGGCCCGGACGGTCTCGCGACGTCGCGGTGGTCGACCTCGCGGTGGTCCACCTCCCGGTGGTCCGACGCGGACTGGGACACCTCGCAGTGGTCGACCTCGCGCTGGTCGACCTCGCGGTGGTCCACGTCGCGGTGGTCCTCCTCCCGGTGGTCCTCCTCGGGCTGGTCCTGACCGACGGCGCTGCGCCACCTGACAGCATGACCGGATGACGACGGCCCGCCCCACCCTGTGGGACGGGCCGTCGCCCGTCGGGGCGGTGGACGAGGGGAGCTGGCCGGTCGTCGTCGTCGGGGCGGGCCAGGCGGGGCTCGCGACGGCGTACCACCTGCGTCGCGCCGGTCTCGAGCTCGGCCGCGACGTCGTGCTCCTCGACGCGGACGACCGGCCCGGCGGGTCGTGGCGGCGCATGTGGCCGAGCCTGCGGCTGTTCTCCCCGCCGGCGTTCTCGTCCCTGCCCGGTCGCCCGATGCCGCCCGCCGACGACCCGTACCCCGGAGCGGCCCACGTGGCGGCGTACCTGCAGGACCACGAGCAGCGGTACGGCGTCGTCGTCCGCCGCGGCGTCCGCGTCACCGGCGTCGCCCGTGACGGGGACGCGCTCGCGGTGACGGGTCTCGACGCCGGTGCCGGGGTCGAGCGGCGGTGGCGCGCCCGCCACGTCGTCAGCGCCACCGGGACCTGGACCCGCCCGTTCGTCCCCGCGGTGCCCGGACGCGACGTCTTCGCCGGGCGGCAGCTGCACAGCGCGTCGTACCGCGGCGTCGAGGACGTCGCCGGGGCGCGGGTCCTCGTCGTCGGGGGCGGGAACAGCGGCGCGCAGCTGATGGCCGAGGTGTCGGCCGTCGCGCGGGCGACCTGGGTCACGCTCCGACCGCCGCGCTTCCTGCCCGACGACGTCGACGGTCGACGGCTCTTCGAGGTCGCCACCGCCCGACGCCGGGCGCTGCTCGCGGGCGAGGCGGATCCCGGCGGCGTCGGGGGTCTCGGCGACGTGGTCGCGGTGGCGAGCGTGCGCGAGGCCCGCGACGCCGGGCGGCTGCGGACGGCGCCGATGGTCGCGGCGCTCACCCCCACCGGGGCGGTGTGGCCGGACGGGACCACCGACGAGCTCGACGTCGTCCTCTGGTGCACCGGGTTCCGGCCCGAGCTGCGCCACCTGCGACCGCTTCGGCTGCCGACGGTGGACGGGCACCCGCGTACCGACGGCACGACCTGCGTCGACGAGCCGCGGCTGCACCTCGTCGGGTACGGCGACTGGACCGGCCCCGCCTCGGCCACCCTGGTCGGTGTCGGCCCGACGGCGAAGGAGACCGCCGCCCGCGTCGTCGCGGACCTGCGCCGGCTCGACTCTCCTCTCACGTGAGGGTAGAGTCTGCGCTGCGCTCCGGCGCACGGTGGGCAGGGTGGCCGACCAGCCGCCCCCGTCCCGTCGTCCGAGAGGTCCTCCCGTGTCCTTCTCCGCCCGCGGCCTGCTCCAGATCGGCGAGGTCGCCGAGGCGACGGGTCTGAGCCTGCGGACCATCCGCCACTACGACGAGGTGGGCCTGCTGCCGCCCGTGGAGCGCTCACCCGGCGGCTTCCGGCTCTACTCGCAGGAGAGCGTCGACCGGCTGCTGCTCGTCAAGCAGATGAAGCCGCTCGACTTCACCCTCGAGCAGATGCGCGAGCTCATCGACGCGCTCGACGAGGTCGACGACCCGGCCACGACACCGGACGAGCGCGCGGCGCGACAGGCCCTGCTCGCGTCGTACGCCGAGCTCGTCGAGGAGAAGGTGACGATGCTGCGCGCCCGCGCGCGAGCCGCCGCCGGCTTCGCCGCCCAGCTGCGCCGCGTGCTGCCCTAGCCCGGCGCCACGCCCCACCGCCCGTACGGCGCCGCGCCCCACCCGGCGCCGCCCCTGACGCCCTGACGCCCCCGTCGTCCCCGATCCCCTGGAGTCCTGCCGTGTCCGTCCTCACCCTGCCGTCGCCGCCCGACGTCACCTCGGTGCGCGCCGCGCTGCGGTCGCCCCGCCGTCTGCGCACCGAGGTCCTCGGCGGCCTCGTCGTCGCGCTGGCCCTCATCCCCGAGGCGATCTCGTTCTCCGTCATCGCCGGGGTGGACCCGCGGGTCGGGCTCTTCGCCTCGTTCACGATGGCCGTGACGATCGCCTTCGTCGGCGGACGCCCGGCGATGATCTCCGCCGCGACCGGCGCCGTGGCGCTCGTCGTCGCGCCCCTGGTGCGCCAGCACGGCCTGGACTACCTGCTCGCCACCGTCGTGCTCGCCGGCATCCTCCAGATCGGGCTGGGCCTGCTCGGGGTGGCCCGGCTGATGCGCTTCGTCCCGCGGTCGGTGATGGTGGGCTTCGTCAACGCGCTGGCCGTCCTCATCTTCCTGGCGCAGCTGCCGCACCTGCTCGGCGTGCCGTGGCTCGTCTACCCGCTCGTCGCCGTCGGGCTGGTCCTGATCTTCGGGCTGCCCCGGCTGACCTCGGTCGTCCCCGCACCGCTGGTCGCCATCGTCCTGCTCACGCTCGTCACGGTCGTGGCCGGCGTCGCCGTCCCGACCGTCGGTGACGAGGGCCGGCTGCCCGACAGCCTGCCCACCCTCGCCCTGCCGCACGTCCCCCTGACCCTGCACACCCTGTCGGTCATCGCGCCCTACGCGCTGGCCATGGCGCTCGTCGGGCTCATGGAGTCGCTCATGACGGCGCAGCTCGTCGACGACGTCACCGACACCCCGTCGCGCACGTCCCGCGAGGCCTGGGGACAGGGCGTCGCCAACGTCGTCACCGGGTTCTTCGGCGGCATGGGCGGGTGCGCGATGATCGGCCAGACGATGATCAACGTCAAGGGATCTGGCGCCCGCACCCGGATCTCGACCTTCCTCGCCGGCGTCTTCCTGCTCGTCCTCGTCGTCGGGCTCGGCGACGTCGTCAGCCTCATCCCCATGGCCGCCCTCGTCGCCGTCATGGTCATGGTCTCGGTCGGCACGATGGACTGGCACAGCCTCAAGCCCGGGACCCTGCGCCGGATGCCGCGCAGCGAGACCGCGGTCATGGTGGTCACCGTCGTCGTCGTCGTGGCCACGAGCAACCTGGCCATCGGGGTCGTCGTCGGCTCGGTCCTGGCGATGGTGCTCTTCGCGCGCCGCGTCGCCCACTTCACGACCGTCGTCGACGTCGCCCACCCGGACGAGGACACGCGGGTGTACGCCGTCGTCGGCGAGCTCTTCTTCGCCTCGAGCAACGACCTGGTCACCCAGTTCGACTACGCCGGTGACCCGCGCAACGTCGTCATCGACCTGTCCCGGTCACACATCTGGGACGCGTCCACCGTCGCCACCCTCGATGCCGTGCGGACGAAGTACGCCGCCCGCGGCAAGTCCGTCACGGTGATCGGGCTGAACGAGGCCAGCCGGGAGCGCCACGACCGGCTGGCCGGTCACCTCACCGGGGCGCACTGACGCCCGCCGGAGGCGACGCACCGGCGGGCCTCGCCGAGCGCGGCCGACCCCGCTCAGACCAGCTCGGCGAGGAGGTCCCGCACGCGTCGGTCGATCTCGTCCCGGATGGGGCGGACCCGGTCGACGGGGAGCCCGGCGGGGTCGTCCAGGGCCCAGTCCAGGTAGCGCTTGCCCGGGTAGATCGGGCAGGCGTCACCGCACCCCATGGTGATGACGACGTCGGCTCCGTGGACGGCGCCGTCGGTGAGGCGCTTCGGGACCTCGGTGGTGAGGTCGATGCCGAGCTCGCCCATGACCTCGACGACGGCGGGGTTGACCTCGTCGGCCGGGGTCGAACCGGCCGAGCGGACCTGCACCCTCCCCTCTGCGTGGTGCTCGAGGAGGGCGGCGGCCATCTGCGAGCGGCCGGCGTTGTGGACGCAGACGAAGAGGACGGTCGGGGTCGCGGTGGGGCTGGTCGTCATGACAGGGCCTCCGGGGAGTAGCGGCGGCGCAGCCGGAGCGCCACGTGGACGAGGGCGACGAGGACGGGGACCTCGATGAGGGGCCCGACGACGCCGGCGAGGGCCTGGCCGCTGGTGACGCCGAAGACGCCGATGGCGACGGCGATGGCGAGCTCGAAGTTGTTGCCCGCGGCGGTGAAGGCGAGGGTGGCCGTCTTGGCGTATCCGAGGTCGAGGCGGTGCCCGAGCGCGAAACCGCCACCGAACATCACGGCGAAGTAGACGAGCAGCGGCAGGGCGATCCGCGCGACGTCCCACGGCTTCGAGGTGATGGTGTGGCCCTGCAGCGCGAAGAGCACGACGATCGTGAAGAGCAGCCCGTAGAGGGCGATTGGGCCGACCCGGGGGAGGAAGCGCTCGTCGTACCAGGTGGTGCCCCTGGTCCGCTCGCCGATGGTGCGGGTGAGGAAACCGGCCGTCAGCGGGATGCCGAGGAAGACGAGCACGGACCCGACGATGGTGGCGAGGGAGAAGCTCGCGTCGGTGGTGGCGAGGCCGAGCCAGCCGGGGAGCACCTGGAGGTAGAACCAGCCGAGGGCCCCGAAGGCGACGATCTGGAAGACCGAGTTGATGGCCACGAGGACCGCGCCGGCCTCCCGGTCGCCGCAGGCCAGGTCGTTCCAGATGAGCACCATGGCGATGCAGCGCGCGAGGCCGACGATGATCAGACCGGTGCGGTACGTCGGCAGGTCCGGCAGGAGCAGCCAGGCGAGGGCGAACATCAGGGCCGGGCCGACGACCCAGTTGAGGACGAGCGACGAGACGAGCAGGCGCCGGTCGCCCGTGACCCGGTCGAGCTGGCGGTAGCGGACCTTGGCCAGCACCGGGTACATCATCAGCAGCAGGCCCACGGCGATGGGCAGGCTGACCGAGCCGACCCTGACGGCGTCGAGGTGCGCGGAGAGCGACGGGACGGCCCGGCCGAGGCCGAGACCGACGGCCATCGCGACGATGATCCAGACGGGCAGGAAGCGGTCGAGCGTCGAGAGCCGGCCGACGACGGCGGCTTCGGCGGCTGGGTGGGTCGTCGTGAGCTGGTCGGTCATCAGGCCGGCTTGACCGCTCGCACGATCGCCGAGTGCATCCCGGGGGCGGCCTGGTGGGTGAAGGTGACCTCGGCGTCGACGAAGCCGGCGGCGGTCAGACCCTCGAGGTACTCGGCTCGCGACAGGGCGCCGGCGATGCACCCCACGTAGGAGCCGCGCTCGGCCCGGTCGGCGGGGCCGAGGTGGTCCTCGGCGACGACGTCGGAGACGCCGATCCGCCCGCCTGGCCTGAGGACCCGGAACATCTCGGCGAGGACGGCCGCCTTGTCGGTCGAGAGGTTGATGACGCAGTTGGAGATGACGACGTCGACCGAGGCGGCGTCGAGGGGGACCTCCTCGATCGTGCCCTTGAGGAACTCGACGTTGGTCGCGCCGGCCTCGGCTCGGTTGGCCTCGGCGAGCGCGAGCATCTCGTCGGTCATGTCGACGCCGTAGGCGTAGCCGGTGGGCCCGACCCGGCGGGCGGAGAGCAGGACGTCGATGCCGCCGCCGGAGCCGAGGTCCAGGACCGTCTCGCCCTCCCGCAGGTCCGCCACCGCGGTGGGGTTGCCGCAGCCGAGGCTCGCGAGGACGGCCGCGGCGGGGAGCTCGCCCTGCTCGTCGGCGCCGTAGAGCGCGGCCCCGAAGGCCTCGTCGACGACGACGGAGCCGCTGCAGCACGAGTCGGGGGAGCACGACGCCGGCGCGGCGTCGACGACGGCCAGGGGGTTGATGGACGTGGTCGTCACGGCGGTGGCCGCCGCGGCGTAGCGCCGGCGGACCTGCTCACGGACGTCGGACTCAGTCATGGCTCTCACTCCGATCGACGGTTCTCGATGGATGGAGGATCGTCGATCTATCGACGATTGTCAATGCGTGTGAGATGCTCGGCCCATGGCCCGGTCGACCCCGCCCCTCGTCACGGTCGCCGAGGCGTGCTGCTCGACGGTCACCGGCGGCGCCATGACGGCCGAGGCGGCCGAGCGCCTGGCCATGTCGTTCAAGGCGCTGGGCGACCCCACCCGGGTGCGGCTGCTGTCGTTGATCGCCGCGGCCGACGGCGGCGAGGCGTGCGTCTGCGACCTGACCGAGGTGGTGTCGCTGTCCCAGCCGACGGTGTCGCACCACATGCGGGTCCTGGTCGAGGCGGGTCTGGTCACCCGGGACCAGCGCGGTCGGTGGGCCTACTACGCCGTCGTCGACGGCGCCCTCGACGCCCTGGCCGACGCCCTCAGCCCTCGAGCTCGAGCCGGGGCCTGACGGGCCCGATCAGGCGAGGGTGAGGAAGAGCTTCTCCATCGCGGCCTGGTCCTCGGCGGCGATGCCGTCGGGGGAGGAGAGGCACTGCCGCATGCCGGAGGAGACGATGGCGAAGCCGGCCCGGTCGAGGGCGCGGTTGACCGCGGCCAGCTGGGTGACGACGTCCTTGCAATCGCGCCCTTCCTCGATGAGGCGGATGACGCCGCCGATCTGCCCCTGAGCGCGGCGGAGCCGGTTGATGACGGGGGTCATGTCGTCCTGGTTGAGGATGACCATGGGTGTGCTCCTGGTGCTCGTGCGGGTGGTGGCGGGGTCAGGCGGAGAGGGCGTCGAGCGCGGCGGTGAGCCGGGTCCGGGCGTCGGCGGCGACGGCCTCGAGGGTCGGGTTGCCGGTCAGGGTGACCATGATCGCCGGGTCCATCGCCTCCACGAGGGTCGACCCCTCGTCGACGGCGCGGACGACGACGTTGCACGGCAGCAGGAGGCCGATCGACGGTTCGGCCTGCACCGCCGCGTGCGCGAGCGGCGGCCGGCACGCCCCGAGGATGACCTGCGGCGCGATGTGAGCGTCGATCTTCGCCTTGAGCGTGGCCGCCAGGTCGATCTCGGTGAGGACGCCGAACCCCTGGTCGGCGAGGGCCGAGCGGGTGGCCTCGACGACGTCGGCGTAGGGGCGGGACACGGTGGTGGACAGGGCGTAGGGCACGGGGCTTCTCCTGAAGATTTGACGTCGATACCCCCCAGGGTACTACAGTCGAAGCGTCAGATACCCCCAGGGGTACGTCGAGCGAGGAGGGAGTGACCATGTCGTCCGAGGTCTCCATCGAGGAGCTCGCCGCCGCGCAGCGCGGCGATGGCACCGTCATCGACGTCCGCGAGCCGCGGGAGTACGCGGCCGGCCACGTCCCCGGCGCGCGGTCGATCCCCATGGGGCAGCTGGCGTCGCGCCGGGCCGAGCTCGACCCGACCAGGTCGCTGCACGTCATCTGCGCGAGCGGCAACCGCAGCGCCGCCATGACCGACTTCCTGCGCGGGGTCGGGTTCGACGCGGCGTCGGTCGTGGGCGGCACCGACGCGTGGGTCCGCTCCGGGCGACCGCTCGTCACCGGCTCCCACCCGACGGCCACCGCGCAGCCCTCGACGCGCCGGCCGGTCGTCGTGACGATCGAGACGCCGACGCTGGGCAACCGCTCCTACCTCGCGCACGACGGCCGGGTCGCCGTCCTCGTCGACCCGCAGCGGGACCTCGACCGGGTGCTCGCGGCGGCGCAGGAGGCCGGGGTGCGCATCACGCACGTCGTCGAGACCCACGTGCACAACGACTACGTGACGGGCGGCCTCGCGCTGGCCCGGGCGACCGGGGCGTCGTACCACCTCAACGCTGCCGACGAGGTGCGCTTCGCGCGCACCCCCGTCCACGACGGAGACGTCATCGACGTGTCGCCGTCGATGCGGCTGCGGGCGATCGCCACCCCCGGTCACACCTTCACCCATCTGTCGTACGCGCTCGAGGCGGTCACGTCCGTCGGCGGGTCGGCGGACACCGTGGCCGTCTTCACCGGTGGCTCCCTGCTGTACGGCGCCACCGGCCGGCCCGACCTGCTCGGCCCCGACCACACCGACGCGCTGGTCCACCACCAGTACGCCTCGGCCCACCGCCTGGCCCGCCA includes these proteins:
- a CDS encoding GAF domain-containing protein, translating into MPASEQEPTPPSALADVAVDDLLRALLTRVHGVLDERTRLRLLLDAVVTMAADLTLDGVLSRIVAIAGELVDARYAALGVLDTGSERRLRTFVHHGIDTDVVERIGELPSGHGLLGLLIDRPTPLRLHDIAEHPESVGFPAHHPPMSSFLGVPVRIRGQVFGNLYLTQKAGGGDFTAQDEEIVVALAAAAGVAVENARLYEEAARREEWLSATVEVTAQLADASDRTDALQVVADQARAAAGADLAWVVVGDDPGRLGLRVVSGAAADLAAMRALSMEHSLSALVVRTGEAVSVDDLGSDPRAVDPSAVVGWAPLGPAIVVPLGSGPRVDGALALAWVRGRSEHFRRVDPRLPTSFAEQAALALQVARAREDRERLVLFEDRDRIGRDLHDLVIQRLFAVELGLQRSGRMSEDPVVRERLEQAVDDLDGTIRDIRRTIFALGTLDVSTDLQAEVERIVERAGATMKLRPALRVEGPVRSLVPDQVAPDLLAVLGEALSNASRHAEATSVEVVLSATDAVTLVVSDDGRGFAADVAESGLRNIRARAEQHGGTLTVRSAPGAGTRLEWRVPLGGRESATGDHTRV
- a CDS encoding alpha/beta fold hydrolase, with the translated sequence MTDTTATTLTLDVPTSTSLVPLRVADRGSGRPVLLLHGGAGPTSVAPLAEALTASYPVRVVTPVHPGFDGTPRPEGVGSVGDLADAYVALLDVLGLEGVTVVGSSLGGWVAAEVALRHSPRVAAVVLVGSVGLADDADPIADFFALDLDEVVERSYHPAHRDAARAALAAMPEAARALVPGNRAALLAYGGATMADPTLRARLTGVTVPVRVLWGAHDRIVPPSHGRGYAEAVPGATLRVLDEAGHLPPVEVPEVVAADVWAFAGVHPPAR
- a CDS encoding Acg family FMN-binding oxidoreductase yields the protein MPGTSSAVRVTSQLAHDVVDLARRAPSVHNTQPWTWRWDGRALELYADPSRALPLTDPEGRNLVLSCGAALHHARTALHALGRGVSVERFPEGPDAGPLARLELHPEPDGPALRSVRGTTPRETVSPAAAVDAILRRSTDRRRFTSWPVPAGRLLELASVAAIEGATATALLDVTERLRVELLVGRALDRQSGDRALALEQDAWVDHGPVDGVPAGAIPGPGDPTAGPRHRFSPSGDDGGQLVRHRDGLVVLSSPTDDPAGWLRAGEGLSALWLSATVGGLAVVPLSSVVEVEETRDRLRYDVLDGRTHPLVLLRVGWSAIGRDGLVRTPRRPVDEVLEDRSA
- a CDS encoding S8 family serine peptidase, with translation MHVAPPRPRRRRRALAVTAVSSAAAFALGPSSLPGPAAAPPPASRPVDGTDLAGGKWGDASADGVAKDAYGRNRAERDPGSLFTIGRAIGARGLWAKKDRAGRPLTGQGVAVALLDSGISAVPGLDAPGKVTYGPDLSIEGNGVLAQQDTFGHGTFMAGIIAGRGAGNPAADLPSAPGDVQLGIAPDARLLSLKLATADGSTDVSQVVAALDWVVQHPVLPDGTRVRVVNLSYGTASAQDYRLDPLAAAAENAWHHGIVVVASGGNDGDVGRLSDPAVDPYVVAVGASDSGDRTDGWTGDHAVAASFSQVGSPDRHVDLVAPGTSVVSTRDPGSLIDTAHPSGLVDGDTSGRLFRGSGTSQAAAVVSGAVALLLQAYPDLTPDQVKLALTASADPVKKASDLTTGAGALDLKGAMDVAAHLLGTDRNAATLRAAAVQDFPRSTGQGSLDAARGGSTLVDASGADLAGEVDVQGRPWDPAAWWAASSGLTSWSDGQWLGTTWTGDGWQTGPDGLATSRWSTSRWSTSRWSDADWDTSQWSTSRWSTSRWSTSRWSSSRWSSSGWS
- a CDS encoding response regulator, yielding MSEPSGPDATPPTSEPTSEPTGPIRVFLLDDHELVRRGIRELLEESGDIVVVGESGLAQEALRRIPALRPDVAILDGRLPDGSGVDVCRSVRSLDPTIKALILTSYDDDDALFAAIMAGAAGYLLKQVRGTDFVDTVRRVAAGQSTLDPSVTAQVLDRLRHGAPQDRHLASLTPQEQRILELIGEGLTNRQIGERLHLAEKTVKNYVSSLLAKLQLTSRTQAAIFSTRHRISS